One window of the Candidatus Tisiphia endosymbiont of Sialis lutaria genome contains the following:
- a CDS encoding S41 family peptidase, with product MFIRFIMLLSSFIFCANITFAEEPKKKNELSDTAYLKQFQEVFERINKDYVQEPEKQKMTDAAIEGMLTSLDPHSSYFTDDDLKDFLNETKGEFGGIGVQVQYDNGAIKVISPIDDLAAYKAGIKAGDYIVGVNDEFVSTLGFHKSVKEMRGEPGTKVKLLVITEGESKPKEIELIREIVTITPVKAHLEKNNIAYIRIGAFNEHTIEELKKSMKTLKDGSKNSIEGIILDLRNNPGGLLEQAVAVSEYFIDSGVIVTTKGRTKNSNAVFNSNKSAEKAPLVPMIVLINVGSASAAEIVAGSLQDHKRAIILGTKSFGKGSVQSFSVISPRAAVKLTTAKYYTPNDRSIQAEGIEPDIFVEMVKVEYPETKMIDGRFSEASLKNYLKNDNKKNDDKKLDSTNKDKEAIKKTDDTTKDKDKTKTTESKNTLDQLSDLYKKDYQFARAYDLIMGLILTNKAKGH from the coding sequence ATGTTCATACGCTTTATAATGTTATTATCAAGTTTTATCTTTTGTGCCAATATCACATTTGCGGAAGAACCGAAGAAAAAGAACGAATTATCAGATACAGCTTATCTCAAACAATTTCAAGAGGTCTTTGAGCGTATTAATAAAGACTATGTTCAAGAACCGGAAAAACAAAAAATGACTGATGCTGCTATCGAAGGCATGTTAACTTCGCTAGATCCCCATTCTAGCTATTTTACTGATGATGATCTAAAAGATTTTCTTAATGAGACTAAAGGAGAGTTTGGCGGTATTGGTGTTCAAGTGCAGTATGATAATGGTGCCATCAAAGTCATTTCACCTATTGATGATCTAGCAGCTTATAAGGCAGGTATAAAAGCCGGAGACTATATAGTAGGAGTTAATGATGAGTTTGTATCAACTTTGGGTTTTCATAAATCTGTCAAAGAGATGCGTGGAGAACCAGGAACAAAAGTGAAATTACTGGTGATTACAGAAGGTGAATCTAAGCCAAAAGAAATTGAACTTATCCGCGAAATAGTTACCATTACCCCAGTAAAAGCTCATTTAGAAAAAAATAATATAGCTTATATAAGAATAGGGGCTTTTAATGAACACACCATTGAAGAATTAAAAAAATCTATGAAAACTTTAAAAGATGGCAGTAAAAATAGCATAGAGGGTATTATTCTAGATTTACGTAATAATCCTGGTGGTTTGTTAGAGCAGGCTGTTGCTGTTAGCGAATATTTTATTGATTCTGGAGTAATTGTTACTACCAAGGGAAGAACCAAGAATAGTAATGCGGTATTTAATAGCAATAAATCTGCAGAAAAAGCTCCATTAGTTCCGATGATTGTTCTTATTAATGTTGGCTCTGCCTCAGCTGCAGAAATTGTAGCTGGTAGCTTGCAAGATCATAAAAGAGCGATAATACTTGGCACAAAATCTTTCGGTAAAGGATCTGTACAAAGCTTTTCGGTAATCAGTCCTAGAGCAGCTGTAAAGCTTACTACGGCTAAATATTACACCCCTAATGATCGTTCAATTCAAGCAGAGGGTATCGAACCTGACATATTTGTTGAGATGGTAAAAGTTGAATATCCTGAAACAAAAATGATAGATGGAAGATTCTCTGAAGCTTCTTTAAAAAATTACTTAAAAAACGATAACAAAAAAAATGATGATAAAAAACTAGACTCTACAAATAAAGATAAAGAGGCTATTAAGAAAACAGATGATACTACAAAAGATAAAGATAAAACAAAAACGACTGAATCGAAAAATACTCTAGACCA